From a region of the Vicia villosa cultivar HV-30 ecotype Madison, WI unplaced genomic scaffold, Vvil1.0 ctg.000045F_1_1_1, whole genome shotgun sequence genome:
- the LOC131622894 gene encoding uncharacterized protein LOC131622894 isoform X1: MAPKRKHSSIFIGNCEVTVEASTFTCNSSSNNLLISLPQSGNIKVSVAAQDISANHKNTSESEKTEHEFQLLNPKDVDDISKSYLQEVLQMYMTELPGMNYAANTGKQSKFLERCVTNGKYRTLLLKSSLARDSGKVIAAITYQIIPADTEYAEIPLAAVNAIYQRKGFGHLLFIELKRRLQNVGIRSIFCWGDKESEGFWLKQGFSSIAEVDTRGRARRLPIKADIRKTLCLPGGSTLMVCHLKKELLDDNTNSGKRLLSQPHQNSSPPAIIENEQCEVSDELLIDFISSHRRDTAQSKPKALAKDGSSRGHGKLSGHNSKSCCNDTVPSNTTNCSQSTKVEKRAWEASLSSLKSKRVKGSQLVDCRSDSSWGFMPEAERANPCYVEASHGDTLITKKSEKCIGDHMHFEAPINLEPPSTKQCFRIMLMNINDDAKKTQLAKVIEDLGGTVAADGSTTTHVVTGKVRKTLNFCTALCSGAWVVSSSWLKESFRTGRFVDESPHILNDEDYLLKYKLDLRSAVFRAKACPHALFKGYNICIAANVQTPAETLSAIVSSAGGNVISGLEKVTEVSTTIFVTCEEDINEAMMASKKGIRTFNSEWFMNCVMRQELDLEAPQFVESL, encoded by the exons atggCGCCAAAAAGAAAACATTCCTCAATCTTCATCG GTAATTGTGAGGTTACTGTCGAAGCCAGCACTTTCACATGCAATTCCAGTTCCAACAACCTCTTAATCTCTCTTCCTCAAAGCGGAAATATTAAAGTATCTG TAGCGGCACAGGACATTTCTGCAAACCACAAAAACACTTCTGAGTCTGAAAAAACAG AACACGAGTTCCAGCTGCTTAATCCGAAAGATGTTGACGATATTAGCAAATCCTACCTCCAG GAAGTATTGCAGATGTATATGACAGAGCTACCTGGAATGAATTATGCTGCAAATACTGGAAAGCAATCAAAGTTTCTTGAGAGATGTGTGACTAATGG GAAATATCGAACACTACTTCTGAAATCCAGTTTGGCTAGAGATTCAGGAAAG GTTATAGCTGCAATCACTTATCAAATCATCCCTGCAGATACAGAATATGCAGAGATCCCACTTGCAGCTGTCAATGCAATCTATCAACGGAAG GGTTTTGGTCATCTATTGTTTATAGAGCTGAAGAGGAGACTTCAAAATGTTGGCATTCGCTCTATTTTCTGTTGGGGAGACAAAGAATCTGAAGGATTTTGGCTTAAACAG GGTTTTTCATCAATAGCAGAGGTGGATACCAGAGGTAGAGCCCGCAGGTTACCTATAAAAGCTGATATTCGCAAAACATTATGCTTACCCGGTGGTTCAACACTGATGGTTTGCCACTTAAAGAAGGAATTGCTAGATGACAATACTAACTCTGGGAAGCGTCTCCTCTCACAGCCTCATCAGAACTCATCTCCACCTGCAATTATTGAAAATGAGCAGTGTGAAGTTTCAGATGAGCTACTCATTGATTTTATATCATCCCATAGAAGAGACACAGCTCAAAGTAAACCTAAGGCTTTGGCAAAAGACGGATCTTCACGGGGACATGGAAAACTGAGTG GCCACAACTCTAAGAGCTGCTGCAATGACACTGTTCCCTCTAACACAACAAATTGTTCTCAATCTACAAAAGTTGAGAAGAGGGCCTGGGAAGCCTCTTTATCCTCGTTGAAGTCAAAGAGAGTGAAGGGAAGCCAGTTAGTTGACTGTCGATCAGATTCTAGCTGGGGTTTTATGCCGGAGGCTGAAAGGGCCAATCCTTGTTATGTAGAAGCCTCTCATGGTGATACTTTAATTACAAAGAAGTCTGAAAAATGTATTGGAGACCATATGCATTTTGAAGCTCCGATCAACCTAGAACCGCCATCAACTAAACAATGCTTTAGAATCATGTTGATGAATATCAATGATGATGCTAAGAAAACACAGCTTGCAAAG GTGATTGAAGACCTTGGTGGAACTGTTGCCGCTGATGGAAGCACAACCACACATGTTGTCACAGGAAAAGTGAGAAAAACTCTGAATTTCTGCACCGCTCTCTGTTCAGG TGCCTGGGTGGTCTCATCAAGTTGGTTAAAAGAGAGTTTTCGTACAGGCAGATTTGTTG ATGAATCGCCTCACATACTGAATGATGAGGATTATTTGTTGAAGTACAAATTGGATTTAAGAAGTGCAGTTTTCCGAGCAAAAGCTTGTCCCCATGCTTTATTCAAGGGGTATAATATTTGTATTGCAGCTAATGTTCAAACTCCTGCAGAAACTCTGTCTGCTATTGTTAGCTCTGCTGGTGGTAAT GTTATTAGTGGACTTGAAAAAGTAACTGAAGTATCAACAACGATCTTTGTGACATGTGAAGAAGATATAAACGAAGCAATGATGGCTTCAAAGAAAGGTATAAgaactttcaatagtgagtggtTTATGAACTGTGTCATGAGACAAGAGCTTGACTTGGAAGCCCCTCAATTTGTAGAGTCCTTATAA
- the LOC131622894 gene encoding uncharacterized protein LOC131622894 isoform X2: protein MAPKRKHSSIFIGNCEVTVEASTFTCNSSSNNLLISLPQSGNIKVSAAQDISANHKNTSESEKTEHEFQLLNPKDVDDISKSYLQEVLQMYMTELPGMNYAANTGKQSKFLERCVTNGKYRTLLLKSSLARDSGKVIAAITYQIIPADTEYAEIPLAAVNAIYQRKGFGHLLFIELKRRLQNVGIRSIFCWGDKESEGFWLKQGFSSIAEVDTRGRARRLPIKADIRKTLCLPGGSTLMVCHLKKELLDDNTNSGKRLLSQPHQNSSPPAIIENEQCEVSDELLIDFISSHRRDTAQSKPKALAKDGSSRGHGKLSGHNSKSCCNDTVPSNTTNCSQSTKVEKRAWEASLSSLKSKRVKGSQLVDCRSDSSWGFMPEAERANPCYVEASHGDTLITKKSEKCIGDHMHFEAPINLEPPSTKQCFRIMLMNINDDAKKTQLAKVIEDLGGTVAADGSTTTHVVTGKVRKTLNFCTALCSGAWVVSSSWLKESFRTGRFVDESPHILNDEDYLLKYKLDLRSAVFRAKACPHALFKGYNICIAANVQTPAETLSAIVSSAGGNVISGLEKVTEVSTTIFVTCEEDINEAMMASKKGIRTFNSEWFMNCVMRQELDLEAPQFVESL from the exons atggCGCCAAAAAGAAAACATTCCTCAATCTTCATCG GTAATTGTGAGGTTACTGTCGAAGCCAGCACTTTCACATGCAATTCCAGTTCCAACAACCTCTTAATCTCTCTTCCTCAAAGCGGAAATATTAAAGTATCTG CGGCACAGGACATTTCTGCAAACCACAAAAACACTTCTGAGTCTGAAAAAACAG AACACGAGTTCCAGCTGCTTAATCCGAAAGATGTTGACGATATTAGCAAATCCTACCTCCAG GAAGTATTGCAGATGTATATGACAGAGCTACCTGGAATGAATTATGCTGCAAATACTGGAAAGCAATCAAAGTTTCTTGAGAGATGTGTGACTAATGG GAAATATCGAACACTACTTCTGAAATCCAGTTTGGCTAGAGATTCAGGAAAG GTTATAGCTGCAATCACTTATCAAATCATCCCTGCAGATACAGAATATGCAGAGATCCCACTTGCAGCTGTCAATGCAATCTATCAACGGAAG GGTTTTGGTCATCTATTGTTTATAGAGCTGAAGAGGAGACTTCAAAATGTTGGCATTCGCTCTATTTTCTGTTGGGGAGACAAAGAATCTGAAGGATTTTGGCTTAAACAG GGTTTTTCATCAATAGCAGAGGTGGATACCAGAGGTAGAGCCCGCAGGTTACCTATAAAAGCTGATATTCGCAAAACATTATGCTTACCCGGTGGTTCAACACTGATGGTTTGCCACTTAAAGAAGGAATTGCTAGATGACAATACTAACTCTGGGAAGCGTCTCCTCTCACAGCCTCATCAGAACTCATCTCCACCTGCAATTATTGAAAATGAGCAGTGTGAAGTTTCAGATGAGCTACTCATTGATTTTATATCATCCCATAGAAGAGACACAGCTCAAAGTAAACCTAAGGCTTTGGCAAAAGACGGATCTTCACGGGGACATGGAAAACTGAGTG GCCACAACTCTAAGAGCTGCTGCAATGACACTGTTCCCTCTAACACAACAAATTGTTCTCAATCTACAAAAGTTGAGAAGAGGGCCTGGGAAGCCTCTTTATCCTCGTTGAAGTCAAAGAGAGTGAAGGGAAGCCAGTTAGTTGACTGTCGATCAGATTCTAGCTGGGGTTTTATGCCGGAGGCTGAAAGGGCCAATCCTTGTTATGTAGAAGCCTCTCATGGTGATACTTTAATTACAAAGAAGTCTGAAAAATGTATTGGAGACCATATGCATTTTGAAGCTCCGATCAACCTAGAACCGCCATCAACTAAACAATGCTTTAGAATCATGTTGATGAATATCAATGATGATGCTAAGAAAACACAGCTTGCAAAG GTGATTGAAGACCTTGGTGGAACTGTTGCCGCTGATGGAAGCACAACCACACATGTTGTCACAGGAAAAGTGAGAAAAACTCTGAATTTCTGCACCGCTCTCTGTTCAGG TGCCTGGGTGGTCTCATCAAGTTGGTTAAAAGAGAGTTTTCGTACAGGCAGATTTGTTG ATGAATCGCCTCACATACTGAATGATGAGGATTATTTGTTGAAGTACAAATTGGATTTAAGAAGTGCAGTTTTCCGAGCAAAAGCTTGTCCCCATGCTTTATTCAAGGGGTATAATATTTGTATTGCAGCTAATGTTCAAACTCCTGCAGAAACTCTGTCTGCTATTGTTAGCTCTGCTGGTGGTAAT GTTATTAGTGGACTTGAAAAAGTAACTGAAGTATCAACAACGATCTTTGTGACATGTGAAGAAGATATAAACGAAGCAATGATGGCTTCAAAGAAAGGTATAAgaactttcaatagtgagtggtTTATGAACTGTGTCATGAGACAAGAGCTTGACTTGGAAGCCCCTCAATTTGTAGAGTCCTTATAA
- the LOC131622927 gene encoding GTP-binding protein BRASSINAZOLE INSENSITIVE PALE GREEN 2, chloroplastic-like: MSILFSTIPLPSTNLTSKFPIFNNTPHYHALRHFSDTAIRFHKGSSFIAFAVNGKPAIRKTTPRRDSRNPLLSEGRDEDEALGPICPGCGIFMQDKDQNLPGFYQQREVKVEIFTEEDYGVDEDEDDEEDEENDDVEEANEFDLDSDELEAMLLGEEKDDKVDLNGFTLPGVGYGNITEEVLERAKRKKVSKAEKKRMAREAEKVKEEVTVCARCHSLRNYGQVKNHSAENLIPDFDFDRLISTRLMNPAGSGSATVVVMVVDCVDFDGSFPRTAVKSLFKALEGMQENSKKGKKLPKLVLVATKVDLLPSQVSPTRLDRWVRHRASAGGAPKLSAVYLVSSRKDLGVRNVLSFVKTLAGPRGNVWVIGAQNAGKSTLINAFAKKEGAKVTKLTEAPVPGTTLGILRIAGILSAKAKMFDTPGLLHPYLLSMRLNREEQKMVEIRKELRPRSYRIKAGQAIHVGGLARLDLIEANITTLYVTVWASPNVSLHMGKTENANEIWNNHVGVRLQPPIGNERGAELGTWKEREIKVSGSSWDVNCIDIAISGLGWFSVCIQGEATMKLSTYDGIEITLREPLVLDRAPSLEKPGFWLPKTLSEAIGNQTKLEAQRKKKLEDEDEEYIGARTEISASK; encoded by the exons ATGTCTATTCTGTTCTCTACAATTCCACTTCCTTCCACTAACCTCACTTCCAAATTCCCCATCTTCAACAACACTCCCCATTATCACGCTCTCCGCCATTTCTCAG ATACTGCTATACGGTTTCACAAAGGTTCATCCTTTATTGCTTTTGCCGTGAATGGTAAACCCGCCATTAGAAAAACCACTCCCAGAAGAGATAGTAGAAACCCGCTTTTGAGTGAAGGGAGAGATGAAGATGAAGCTCTTGGACCCATTTGCCCTGGTTGTGGAATTTTCATGCAAGATAAAGATCAGAATCTTCCTGGGTTTTACCAACAAAGAGAGGTTAAAGTTGAGATTTTTACAGAAGAGGATTATGGGGTTGATGAGGATgaggatgatgaagaagatgaagaaaatgatGATGTTGAAGAAGCTAATGAGTTTGATTTGGATTCTGATGAGTTAGAAGCTATGTTACTTGGTGAAGAAAAGGATGATAAGGTTGATTTGAATGGGTTTACACTTCCAGGGGTTGGATATGGTAATATTACTGAAGAGGTTTTGGAGAGGGCGAAGAGGAAGAAGGTTTCGAAGGCGGAGAAGAAGAGAATGGCTAGGGAAGCTGAGAAGGTGAAAGAAGAGGTTACTGTTTGTGCTAGGTGTCATTCCTTGAGAAACTATGGGCAGGTGAAGAATCACTCGGCTGAGAATTTGATACCGGATTTTGATTTCGATAGGTTGATTTCTACTAGGTTAATGAATCCTGCTGGTAGTGGCAGTGCTACTGTTGTTGTCATGGTTGTGGATTGTGTTGATTTTGACGGTTCGTTCCCGAGAACGGCTGTGAAGTCGTTGTTTAAGGCGTTGGAGGGAATGCAGGAGAATTCGAAGAAGGGTAAGAAACTGCCGAAGCTTGTTCTTGTGGCTACGAAGGTTGATCTTCTTCCGTCTCAGGTTTCTCCTACGAGGTTGGACAGATGGGTTCGACATCGTGCGAGTGCTGGAGGAGCGCCTAAGTTAAGCGCGGTTTATTTGGTTAGTTCTCGGAAGGATTTAGGTGTGAGGAATGTGTTGTCCTTTGTGAAGACTTTGGCTGGTCCTCGTGGGAATGTTTGGGTGATTGGGGCTCAAAATGCTGGGAAGTCTACTTTAATCAATGCGTTTGCGAAGAAAGAAGGAGCTAAAGTTACGAAGCTCACGGAAGCTCCGGTTCCTGGAACAACACTTGGGATCTTGAGGATTGCAGGAATTTTGTCGGCTAAGGCTAAGATGTTTGATACACCAGGGCTATTGCATCCATATTTGTTGTCAATGAGATTGAATCGGGAGGAACAAAAGATGGTTGAGATACGGAAGGAACTTCGTCCTCGGTCCTATAGAATTAAG GCTGGACAAGCTATACATGTTGGTGGGTTGGCAAGACTTGACCTCATTGAAGCCAACATTACAACACTATATGTCACAGTCTGGGCTTCACCAAATGTTTCTTTACACATGGGAAAGACAGAAAATGCTAATGAGATTTGGAATAATCACGTTGGCGTCAGGCTGCAG CCTCCCATTGGTAATGAGCGCGGAGCTGAACTAGGTACATGGAAAGAAAGAGAAATAAAAGTATCTGGATCTAGTTGGGATGTCAACTGCATTGACATAGCAATATCTGGTTTAGGTTGGTTCTCTGTATGTATCCAAGGTGAAGCAACCATGAAATTATCGACCTATGATGGAATTGAAATAACTTTAAGAGAACCATTGGTCCTTGACCGGGCCCCGTCTTTGGAGAAACCAGGTTTTTGGTTACCAAAAACTCTATCTGAAGCTATTGGCAACCAAACTAAACTTGAAGCTCAAagaaagaaaaagcttgaagACGAAGATGAAGAATACATAGGGGCAAGGACAGAGATATCTGCATCAAAATGA
- the LOC131622928 gene encoding protein EARLY RESPONSIVE TO DEHYDRATION 15-like — protein sequence MALVSGGRSTLNPNAPLYIPAAFRQVEDFSPEWWQLVTTLTWYHDYWLNQQHDDEGFYAEEDEFDGNDVVDLLPDAFDLDVDDDDLSIEAQLEEFIKSSEAQEEAYAKKFTG from the coding sequence ATGGCATTAGTTTCTGGAGGAAGATCAACCCTAAACCCCAATGCACCTCTTTACATTCCGGCTGCTTTTCGTCAAGTGGAGGATTTTTCTCCGGAATGGTGGCAGCTGGTGACAACACTGACATGGTACCATGACTACTGGCTTAACCAGCAGCATGATGATGAAGGATTCTACGCCGAAGAAGATGAATTTGATGGAAATGATGTGGTTGATTTGCTTCCTGATGCATTTGATCTTGATGTGGATGATGATGATCTTTCTATTGAAGCTCAGCTTGAAGAGTTTATCAAGTCTTCTGAAGCTCAAGAAGAAGCTTATGCGAAGAAATTTACTGGATGA